DNA sequence from the Gemmatimonadota bacterium genome:
AGTTACGATCCTTTAACTATTTTGATTCGATTCGGTTACGATGGCGACGTATGCCAAAGGACGCGGTATGATCCAGCCGGGCGCCGAATCTCTACGCAAGATCGCCGTTATCGGGCAGGGGACCGCGGGATCCCTGGCGGCCGCCACCGTAACACGTCTCCACCCCGACGGCGACCACGAGCTGCACCACATCTATGACTCACGTATTCCGGTCATCGGCGTGGGCGAAGGCAGCTGGCCGAGCCTGGTTCAGGAACTGCAGAAACTGACCAGGCTGCCCCATGAGACCGTCCAGCAGCGCTTGAAGGGAACGCGCAAGTACGGTGTCGCCTTCGAGGGGTGGGGCCGGCGCGACCGCGATTTCACCCACTACTTTACCCCACAGCAGGTGTCCTACGCCTACCACCTGTCCGCCGACCTGATGGCGGACTTGCTGCGCGAAGGCACGCGCGCGCGCCATATCGATGCGAAAGTGCTGGACATCACCAGGTTGGAGGACGGCGCTCAGGTGGAATACGAGGACCGGGCGCCGGAACGCTACGACCTTGTATTCGACGCCCGCGGGTTTCCGAAAGAACTCCACCCCGACCGGCACATCGACATTTCCTTCATCCCAACCAATACCGCCGTCATCCGGCGATGCCCGGCGGTCATCGACGGCGGGCGGAACGGACCGGTGCTGCAACATACCTACACCCGGGCGGTTGCCCGTCCGCACGGGTGGATATTCGTCATTCCGCTGACGGTGCACACGTCTTACGGGTACATCTTCAACCGGGATGTATCCGACCTCGCGGAAGTCGAATCGGATTTTGACGCGTTCCTGGAGACCGACGGCGCGGCCGAATTCGAGCAAAGGGCCGTCATCCCGTTTCCGAATTTCGTCCATCGCCGGATCTACGATGGCGCCGTAGCCCGCATCGGCAACGCGGCCGCCTTCATGGAGCCCCTCGAGGCGACGGCGATCGTATCCGCTCAACTGCAGGTCGGGATGGTACTCCACACGCGCCTCAACCGGCCGGCGGCGCATCTTGAGCGCGACGCGCCGGCGGTCAACCGGTTTCTCATCAACAATCTGCTGTGCTACGGTCTATTCGTCGGCTGGCACTATGCCTGTGGTTCGAATTACGACAGCGCATTCTGGCGTCACGCCCGTGAACAGGCCTGGCCGCGACACCGCGAGTCCATGGACCCCGAGGCGGTGGATTGCGATGCGCTCTGTAGATTCGACGGCATGCTCGAACTGCTGAACCGGCCGGTCATCGACAAAGCCGACTGGCACCGGATGTGCGCGGTGCCGCTCACCAGTTACGCCCAGATGTCTCAGGGACTGGGCTGGACCGGCCGACATTCAAATCGTTACATTCCTTGATTTGGATTAGTTAGAACTTCATAATATCTACTTAATAAACAAAACGTGCGGGTTTCCATTCTGCGTATTCTCCATGAGGAGGCATTACCGGCGCCGTGTTCAACAACCTGCTGAACTCATTTCATGAAACCGTTGCGGAGGCGAAGGAAGAACGCGAGCAACTCGACCGGTTGCTGACGATTTCCACGCCGAGGGAACGGCTGCTGGTTGCCGCGATCGCCGTTTTTCTGTGTGTCCTCCTGGCGTGGCTATTCTTCGGCAACGTGGCGCGCAGTATCGTGGTGGTCGGTGTCATCGTGGAACAGGGGGAAACCCTTCCCGACGGCAGTACCTCCGTGGAGGCCCTCGCCTGGATCAACAGCGAAATCGCGCCGGATATCGCGGCCGGGATGCCGGTATTGATCGAGCCGGAGCTGGCGGATGGAGAAACAGACGCACCCGGCGGAACGGTCAGGGCCATCACCGCCGAACCCGTCTCTGGCGGGCCGGCCGCCTTTGAAACCGCGGCGCCGGTATCCGTTTACCGCATCGATATAGTACTCGAGACCGCATTCCCGGAAGACCGGGATCCGGATTCCCTTGCGGGCATGAAATGCCGGATCGTCATCGAACTGGGCAGGCAGTCTCCGATCGGGCTGTTCCTCATGAGGTGACCGCAGGATGACGGTGAGCACGACCAAACGAGCCGGCAACAAGAACGCTGCGGACGACTCGGCAAAGCGGATATCCACGCCCGTTCTGCTGCAGATGCACGCATCGGAGTGCGGCGCGGCCTGTCTCGGCATCGTACTGGGACACTTCGGGAGATGGGTGCCGCTCACCGAATTGCGGGAAAAATGCGAAGTGAGCCGGGACGGAAGCAGCGCCGCGAGTATCCTGCGCGCCTCCCGGCATTACGGTCTCGAGTGCAACGGCCTAAGCGTGCGCGCCGAGCAGCTGAAAATGCTGGAATTGCCGCTGGTGCTGTTCTGGCAGTTCAGCCATTTCCTCGTCCTCGAAGGCATCGACAGCCATTACTACTACCTCAACGACCCTTCCACGGGACGGCGCAGGGTCTCCGCCGAAGAGTTCGAGAAAGGCTACAGCGGTATTGCGCTTCGCTTCAAGCGCGGCGAGGACTTCACGCCTGGCGGCGAGCGGCCCGACCTTTTCAGGCAACTGAACGGCCTGATCGCCGGGTCATGGCGCCTGCTGACCGGCGTGGTGGCCTGCGGACTCATGCTGACGCTGTTGACCCTGGTCGTTCCCGCGTCGCTCGGCGTCTTTGTCGACGACGTCATGGCCAAGCACGGGACCTGGGGCGGATTGGTGACCGCCTTGTTGGGTGGAGGCATCCTGGTATATGTCCTGTCCCTCCTCAAGCACCGGTTCCTCAAGCGGCTCGCGGTCCGGGTATCGATAGCCGGATACAGCAACGGGATGTCACGACTGCTTCGACTGCCGGTGGAGTTCTTTGAAAACAGGCTGGCCGGCGACGTCACGGACCGGGTGTCGTCCACCGACCGGATCGCCAAGAACCTGGCGGACCAGTTCCTGGTGCTCGTGATCGACATGGCCATGAGCTCGGTGTTCCTCGTTGCGATGTTCGCATTCGACGCCGTACTCACGCTGATCGTGCTCGTGCTGGCGCTGCTGCACGCGGTGCTGGCCCGTTTTCTCAACAACCTCAGGGCGGTCCGCAGCCAGTCGATGCGACGCGAGCAGGGATTGCTGATCGGTCTCGGCATGCAAATGTTGAGTCATGCCGACAACCTGCGGATGACGGGTGCGGATGACCGGTTTTTCTCGCGATGGAGCGGGCAACAAGCCCGTGAGTTGCGCGCGCGGCAACTGTATTCCGAACTGGGCTCGGTAAACGCCTCGCTGCCGGGGCTGGTCGACGCGCTGCGCAGTGCGGCGATCCTGGGCATCGGCGGCATGATGGTCATGCAGGGAGAAATGTCGCTGGGCATGCTGGTGGGATTCTATATCCTGGCGGAGATGTTCCTGGCCCCCGTCGAGCGCTTTCTGGAGTTCGCCGAGAACCGCCAGGCCCTCGAAACCGATCTGCAGCGGCTCGAGGACATATCCAAAACCGACGAGGATCCGGTCTTTCGCCGCAGAAACCCGGAATCGGACGCGATCCACACGTTCAACGGCCGGCTCCAGCTCG
Encoded proteins:
- a CDS encoding tryptophan 7-halogenase; this translates as MATYAKGRGMIQPGAESLRKIAVIGQGTAGSLAAATVTRLHPDGDHELHHIYDSRIPVIGVGEGSWPSLVQELQKLTRLPHETVQQRLKGTRKYGVAFEGWGRRDRDFTHYFTPQQVSYAYHLSADLMADLLREGTRARHIDAKVLDITRLEDGAQVEYEDRAPERYDLVFDARGFPKELHPDRHIDISFIPTNTAVIRRCPAVIDGGRNGPVLQHTYTRAVARPHGWIFVIPLTVHTSYGYIFNRDVSDLAEVESDFDAFLETDGAAEFEQRAVIPFPNFVHRRIYDGAVARIGNAAAFMEPLEATAIVSAQLQVGMVLHTRLNRPAAHLERDAPAVNRFLINNLLCYGLFVGWHYACGSNYDSAFWRHAREQAWPRHRESMDPEAVDCDALCRFDGMLELLNRPVIDKADWHRMCAVPLTSYAQMSQGLGWTGRHSNRYIP
- a CDS encoding NHLP family bacteriocin export ABC transporter peptidase/permease/ATPase subunit, translating into MTVSTTKRAGNKNAADDSAKRISTPVLLQMHASECGAACLGIVLGHFGRWVPLTELREKCEVSRDGSSAASILRASRHYGLECNGLSVRAEQLKMLELPLVLFWQFSHFLVLEGIDSHYYYLNDPSTGRRRVSAEEFEKGYSGIALRFKRGEDFTPGGERPDLFRQLNGLIAGSWRLLTGVVACGLMLTLLTLVVPASLGVFVDDVMAKHGTWGGLVTALLGGGILVYVLSLLKHRFLKRLAVRVSIAGYSNGMSRLLRLPVEFFENRLAGDVTDRVSSTDRIAKNLADQFLVLVIDMAMSSVFLVAMFAFDAVLTLIVLVLALLHAVLARFLNNLRAVRSQSMRREQGLLIGLGMQMLSHADNLRMTGADDRFFSRWSGQQARELRARQLYSELGSVNASLPGLVDALRSAAILGIGGMMVMQGEMSLGMLVGFYILAEMFLAPVERFLEFAENRQALETDLQRLEDISKTDEDPVFRRRNPESDAIHTFNGRLQLAGQLELRNVTFGYNRSRPPLIKDFNLVIKPGQRIAVVGPSGSGKSTLARLVSGVYQPWSGEIMFDDHLRDQIPEEVLRQSISMVDQEIVLFSASLRDNITLWNPAIPDEVLFAATRDAQIHDEVLLRPQGYATLVEEGGSNFSGGQRQRLEIARALVGKPTVLILDEATSALDAATEEYVDDALRRRGVTCLIVAHRLSTVRDCDEIIVLDEGVTVQRGTHDELIADRDGVYYKLVRSN